The Solibacillus sp. FSL R7-0682 genome includes a window with the following:
- a CDS encoding sensor histidine kinase yields MFKKIKMRLTWMNAISYFIFLVLFLTVFYFSFAQILNQVQQNMVESYAANNTDKFFNVYNGPPKPPNRFELEVDKVSFFYVISKDLEILYGEELHEGFNKELQKNLQPVETKQFERYDYEGETLLVMTQAIRIHGETLGYIAVGQNVTTYEELLDNVLLLLIALLIISSIGIAVLSYFLAKKSMQPIQTSYEQQRQFVANASHELRTPLAVLYSSLELFEEQMQQNGNDYPRDTMDDMKNEANYMNEMLSSLLYLTRSDQNQIELNITPVDISNLLIQRTRRFAKTVPHLSFRLDVAEELTIEADKILIEELLYILLKNAVTYTSEGTISVYAKKEGSFIKIEVADTGIGIAEDDLPYIFERFYRADKIRNKSGTGLGLSIAKVILHLHNGQITVNSELGKGTTFTIELPITH; encoded by the coding sequence ATGTTTAAAAAAATCAAAATGCGACTCACATGGATGAATGCGATTAGTTATTTCATCTTTCTTGTTTTATTTTTAACAGTATTTTATTTTTCGTTCGCCCAGATTCTAAATCAAGTTCAGCAAAATATGGTTGAAAGCTATGCAGCGAATAATACCGATAAGTTTTTCAATGTATACAACGGGCCACCAAAGCCGCCCAATCGTTTTGAATTAGAAGTAGACAAAGTGAGTTTCTTCTATGTCATTTCAAAGGATTTAGAAATTTTATATGGCGAAGAATTGCATGAGGGGTTTAATAAGGAGCTACAAAAAAACTTACAACCCGTAGAGACGAAGCAATTTGAGCGCTACGACTATGAAGGGGAAACATTGCTTGTCATGACGCAGGCAATTCGGATTCATGGTGAAACACTTGGTTATATTGCAGTCGGCCAAAATGTAACGACATATGAGGAACTGCTTGATAATGTATTACTACTACTCATTGCGTTATTAATTATCTCGAGTATTGGCATCGCGGTACTAAGTTACTTTTTAGCGAAAAAATCCATGCAGCCAATTCAAACATCCTACGAACAACAACGTCAATTTGTGGCGAATGCCTCCCATGAATTACGAACGCCGCTCGCTGTTTTGTATAGCTCACTTGAATTATTCGAAGAACAAATGCAGCAAAACGGAAACGATTATCCGCGTGATACGATGGACGATATGAAAAACGAAGCGAACTATATGAATGAAATGCTCTCGAGCTTACTTTATTTAACACGTTCTGATCAAAATCAAATTGAATTAAATATCACACCTGTAGATATCTCGAACTTATTAATTCAGCGAACACGGCGCTTTGCTAAAACCGTACCTCATTTATCGTTTAGATTGGATGTAGCGGAGGAATTAACGATTGAAGCCGATAAGATTTTAATCGAGGAACTGCTCTATATTTTATTGAAAAACGCAGTGACCTATACGAGTGAAGGTACGATTTCAGTTTATGCAAAAAAAGAAGGATCATTTATCAAAATTGAAGTAGCAGATACAGGGATTGGAATTGCGGAAGACGATTTACCTTATATTTTTGAAAGATTTTACAGAGCGGATAAAATCCGTAACAAATCGGGAACTGGTCTTGGTTTGTCAATTGCTAAAGTAATTTTACACCTACATAATGGGCAAATTACTGTAAACAGTGAACTAGGCAAAGGTACGACCTTTACAATTGAGCTCCCAATTACACATTAA
- a CDS encoding response regulator transcription factor yields MRILVADDDKKLCENITKILNVDLYSVDSVFDGSEAKDLIDYYEYDLLVLDWMMPGVLGIEVCQYARSTGFDGGILMLTAKDTTENIIEGLDNGADDYMVKPFKMEELRARVRALLRRKNKIVEEEITVGALKLNKNKRTVYIDNFEVSLTKNEFLLLEYLIENKGQVLTHEQLIDYIWSIDDNANTNTLAALVRLVRKKIDMEDEPSYIQSMRGMGYKLREA; encoded by the coding sequence ATGCGCATTTTAGTAGCGGATGATGATAAAAAGCTATGTGAGAACATCACCAAAATATTGAATGTCGATCTTTATTCAGTCGATTCGGTGTTTGATGGCAGTGAAGCGAAGGATTTAATCGACTATTATGAATACGATTTGCTAGTGCTTGATTGGATGATGCCCGGTGTTCTTGGGATTGAAGTTTGTCAGTATGCACGATCAACAGGTTTTGATGGCGGAATTTTAATGCTAACAGCAAAGGATACGACAGAAAATATTATTGAAGGCTTAGACAATGGCGCAGACGATTACATGGTGAAGCCATTTAAAATGGAGGAGCTCCGTGCAAGAGTTCGCGCCCTTTTACGACGGAAAAATAAAATTGTCGAGGAAGAAATTACAGTTGGAGCACTAAAATTAAATAAAAATAAGCGTACGGTCTACATCGATAATTTTGAAGTGAGCTTAACGAAAAATGAATTTTTACTGCTGGAATATTTAATTGAAAATAAAGGACAAGTGCTAACCCATGAACAGCTCATTGACTACATTTGGTCGATTGATGATAATGCTAATACGAATACGCTAGCAGCCCTTGTACGATTAGTACGTAAAAAAATTGACATGGAAGATGAGCCTTCTTATATTCAAAGTATGCGCGGAATGGGCTATAAATTGAGGGAAGCATAA
- a CDS encoding long-chain fatty acid--CoA ligase — protein sequence MMQTPLLLIDMLKRAETYYAHKEIISRTSETTVHRLTYGEWGKRTRKLAHALTKLGMQPGDKIASFAWNQHRHLEAYFAVPCSGAVLHMVNIRLSPEHIAYIINHAEDKMILIDEDLVPLMEEVQDQLTSIEHFIIMADGELPNTTLRNALSYEALLAEADETFSFPEDLDENAPASMCYTSATTGNPKGVVYTHRALVLHSMSLSMVDTMGISERDVILPIVPMFHVNAWGMPFAAVNVGATQVLIGPQFTPSLILDFIEQYGVTKTAGVPTIWLGATKEMEKKPRDLSTLQAIFCGGSASPKGLIKKYEELGVNYVVVYGMTETSPIVSLSRDLSSMDDLPLDQKLETRAMQGLTVPGIESSIVNEYGEVPWDNETMGELRLRGPWIASEYYKDERTAEAFKDGWLYTGDIAVRSKEGFIKITDRTKDLIKSGGEWISSVDLENALMSHDAVFEAAVIAIPHVKWQERPLACVVLKEGIDVTKEELMEFLASQFAKWWLPDDIIFLEEIPKTSVGKFLKAKLRENINEIYPQLQI from the coding sequence ATGATGCAAACACCGTTACTTTTAATTGATATGTTAAAGCGTGCAGAAACGTATTATGCGCATAAGGAAATCATTTCACGTACGAGTGAGACAACAGTACACCGCCTTACTTACGGGGAATGGGGGAAGCGAACACGAAAGCTTGCCCATGCTTTAACAAAATTAGGTATGCAGCCAGGAGATAAAATCGCATCCTTTGCTTGGAATCAGCATCGTCATTTAGAGGCCTATTTTGCAGTACCTTGCTCAGGTGCTGTGTTGCATATGGTAAATATTAGACTATCACCAGAGCATATCGCTTATATTATAAATCACGCAGAAGATAAGATGATTTTAATTGATGAAGATTTAGTACCATTAATGGAAGAAGTGCAAGATCAATTAACGAGCATTGAACATTTTATTATTATGGCAGATGGGGAATTACCGAACACGACATTACGAAATGCTCTTTCTTATGAAGCACTTTTAGCGGAAGCAGATGAAACATTCTCATTCCCAGAGGATTTAGATGAAAATGCCCCAGCGAGTATGTGCTATACGAGTGCAACGACTGGAAATCCAAAGGGTGTAGTATATACGCACCGTGCTTTAGTGCTTCATAGCATGAGCCTTTCAATGGTTGATACAATGGGCATTTCAGAGCGCGATGTAATTCTGCCGATTGTGCCAATGTTCCATGTCAATGCATGGGGCATGCCCTTTGCTGCAGTCAATGTTGGCGCAACACAAGTGTTAATTGGACCACAATTTACACCGAGCTTAATTTTAGATTTCATTGAGCAATACGGTGTTACAAAAACAGCTGGTGTACCAACAATTTGGTTAGGTGCGACAAAGGAAATGGAGAAAAAGCCACGTGATTTATCCACATTACAAGCTATTTTCTGTGGAGGATCGGCATCACCAAAAGGTTTAATAAAAAAATATGAAGAGCTCGGAGTCAACTATGTAGTTGTGTATGGTATGACGGAAACTTCTCCAATTGTTTCCTTATCACGGGATTTGTCATCAATGGATGATTTACCATTAGACCAAAAGTTAGAAACACGCGCGATGCAAGGTTTGACGGTACCTGGTATTGAATCAAGCATTGTTAACGAGTATGGGGAAGTACCATGGGACAATGAAACAATGGGGGAGCTACGCCTACGAGGTCCATGGATTGCATCGGAATATTATAAAGATGAACGTACCGCGGAAGCTTTTAAAGATGGTTGGCTTTATACCGGGGACATTGCGGTCCGTTCAAAAGAAGGCTTCATTAAAATTACGGATCGTACAAAGGATTTAATTAAATCAGGTGGTGAATGGATTTCATCAGTCGACTTGGAAAATGCGTTAATGTCACACGATGCTGTATTTGAAGCGGCAGTTATTGCAATCCCACACGTTAAATGGCAGGAAAGACCACTTGCTTGTGTTGTCCTAAAGGAAGGGATAGACGTAACGAAAGAGGAGCTTATGGAGTTTTTAGCGAGCCAATTTGCCAAATGGTGGCTGCCAGATGACATCATCTTTTTAGAAGAAATTCCAAAGACATCGGTAGGGAAGTTTTTAAAGGCGAAGCTACGTGAAAACATTAATGAAATCTATCCACAGCTACAAATTTAA
- a CDS encoding L-threonine 3-dehydrogenase: MEKIMVTGALGQIGSELVEKLRQTYGVDNVLATDIRKIDQHVGPFEVLDVTDGKRMHALAHEFGADTMIHMAALLSATAEKNPVFAWNLNMGGLMNALEVARELNMQFFTPSSIGAFGPSTPKDNTPQDTLQRPTTMYGVNKVAGELLCDYYYTRFGVDTRGVRFPGLISYVTPPGGGTTDYAVDIYYKAIEEGRYTSYIAEGTYMDMMYMPDALQAIVDLMEANPDKLVHRNAFNISAMSFEPSQIAAEIQKHIPTFTMDYNVDPVRQAIANSWPNAIDSSAAMEEWGFKASYDLEKMTTDMLDKLKIRLEKKLV; the protein is encoded by the coding sequence GTGGAAAAAATTATGGTGACCGGTGCTTTAGGTCAGATTGGTTCGGAATTAGTAGAAAAATTACGTCAAACGTATGGCGTGGACAATGTGTTGGCAACAGATATTCGTAAAATTGATCAACATGTAGGACCGTTTGAAGTATTAGATGTGACAGATGGCAAGCGTATGCATGCATTAGCACATGAATTTGGCGCGGACACAATGATTCACATGGCCGCATTACTATCAGCAACAGCAGAAAAAAATCCAGTGTTTGCCTGGAATTTAAATATGGGTGGTTTAATGAACGCACTAGAAGTGGCGCGTGAATTAAACATGCAGTTTTTTACACCGAGCTCAATCGGTGCTTTTGGTCCTTCAACACCAAAGGACAATACGCCTCAAGATACGCTACAACGCCCAACAACAATGTATGGGGTAAATAAAGTAGCCGGTGAATTATTATGTGATTACTATTACACACGCTTTGGCGTTGATACACGCGGCGTGCGTTTCCCAGGCTTAATTTCGTATGTAACGCCTCCTGGTGGTGGTACGACGGATTATGCAGTAGATATTTATTATAAAGCAATTGAAGAAGGTCGCTACACATCGTATATTGCAGAAGGTACGTATATGGATATGATGTATATGCCAGATGCCTTACAAGCAATTGTTGATTTAATGGAGGCAAATCCGGACAAATTAGTGCACCGTAATGCCTTCAACATTTCAGCAATGAGCTTTGAGCCATCTCAAATCGCAGCAGAAATTCAAAAGCATATTCCAACCTTTACGATGGATTACAACGTAGATCCGGTTCGCCAAGCAATTGCCAACAGCTGGCCAAATGCTATCGATTCTTCAGCAGCAATGGAAGAGTGGGGCTTTAAAGCAAGCTATGATTTAGAAAAAATGACAACGGATATGCTAGACAAATTGAAAATCCGATTAGAAAAGAAACTCGTATAG
- a CDS encoding YolD-like family protein, translating into MNRDRGTIKWTAMMLPEHVQLLREWQGEDRFVEKPQLDEAQLEQMNVHLQRSYKERCMIQLKVWEQTSIYNVSGIIQKMNPYDQSIQLENGQKFSLDMICETSIEGE; encoded by the coding sequence ATGAATAGAGACCGAGGAACAATTAAATGGACGGCAATGATGCTACCTGAGCATGTGCAACTGTTAAGGGAATGGCAGGGAGAGGATCGTTTTGTCGAGAAGCCGCAATTAGATGAAGCCCAGCTTGAGCAGATGAATGTCCATTTGCAGCGTTCTTATAAAGAACGTTGTATGATTCAGTTGAAAGTTTGGGAACAAACATCTATTTATAATGTATCGGGTATTATTCAAAAAATGAATCCATATGATCAATCCATTCAGCTTGAAAACGGACAAAAATTTTCCTTGGATATGATTTGCGAGACGTCAATTGAAGGAGAATAA
- a CDS encoding Y-family DNA polymerase — protein sequence MYEKAPQRSMICIDMRSFYASCIASVENLNVMEVPIAIVGNFQQKGSVVLAASPPMKKRFNIRTGSRLYEIPPHPDIRLFEPRMSLFVRMSMEITRLLNEFVPKEAIHVYSVDESFIDLTGTEKLWGSPEQTAAYIQDCIYRQFEIPSAVGFGPNMLMAKLALDIEAKKTGFAKWTYEDVPTKLWPLSPLSDMWGIGRRTEKTLHHMGIYSVYDLAHTDLKLLEQRFGVMGNQLYYHAWGVDYSTIGAPILQGQISFGKGQMLMRDYRSRQEILVVLLEMCEDVARRAREAKKIGRTISLGLSYSKDAFGGGFHRSRTIDEPTNDTLKIYKVCTELLDEFYAERPARKLTVTLSNIESEYSMQLSFFDETRWRNRKLGETMDHLRKRFGSTSLLRAVSYTDAGTAISRATLLGGHKQ from the coding sequence ATGTATGAAAAAGCGCCCCAACGTTCAATGATTTGTATTGATATGAGGAGCTTTTATGCAAGCTGTATTGCCTCTGTTGAGAATTTAAATGTGATGGAGGTGCCAATTGCGATTGTCGGTAATTTTCAGCAAAAGGGAAGTGTCGTACTCGCCGCATCCCCACCGATGAAAAAGCGCTTTAATATTCGAACAGGATCGCGGCTTTACGAAATTCCACCGCATCCTGATATTCGCCTGTTTGAACCACGTATGTCACTATTCGTACGCATGTCGATGGAAATTACACGACTGCTAAATGAATTTGTGCCAAAAGAGGCAATCCATGTGTATAGCGTCGATGAAAGTTTTATTGATTTAACAGGTACTGAAAAACTATGGGGTTCACCTGAGCAAACCGCTGCCTATATCCAAGATTGTATTTACCGGCAATTTGAAATTCCAAGCGCAGTAGGCTTCGGACCCAATATGCTCATGGCAAAACTGGCCCTTGATATCGAAGCGAAAAAGACAGGATTTGCGAAATGGACGTACGAGGATGTTCCGACAAAGCTTTGGCCACTGTCGCCATTATCAGATATGTGGGGGATTGGACGCCGCACGGAAAAAACACTCCATCATATGGGGATTTATAGCGTCTATGATTTGGCACATACCGATCTTAAGCTATTAGAGCAACGTTTCGGCGTAATGGGAAACCAGCTTTACTATCATGCATGGGGCGTTGATTATTCAACAATTGGTGCACCCATTTTGCAGGGGCAAATTAGCTTTGGCAAAGGGCAAATGCTGATGCGTGATTATAGAAGTCGACAGGAAATTTTAGTCGTGCTCTTAGAAATGTGTGAGGATGTAGCAAGACGTGCCCGTGAAGCGAAGAAAATTGGGCGTACGATTTCACTTGGCCTTAGTTATAGTAAGGATGCCTTTGGGGGAGGTTTTCACCGCTCACGTACAATTGATGAGCCGACTAACGACACCCTTAAAATTTATAAAGTCTGCACAGAACTGTTAGATGAATTTTATGCTGAACGCCCTGCTCGCAAGCTAACAGTGACATTAAGTAATATTGAAAGTGAGTACTCAATGCAATTAAGTTTTTTTGATGAAACAAGATGGCGTAATCGAAAGCTGGGGGAAACGATGGATCATTTACGTAAACGTTTTGGCTCAACCTCGTTACTACGTGCGGTTTCCTACACGGATGCAGGCACAGCCATTAGCCGAGCGACATTATTAGGTGGACATAAACAGTAA
- a CDS encoding carbon-nitrogen family hydrolase yields MKIGCIQLNVGFGKVDENYARAEKFIREAVAGGAEIVVLPEMWNTGYALEKLEELADVNGERTKAFLSALAQELAVHIVGGSVSVKRDDKFYNTMYTYNRDGELVGEYSKVHLFRLMDEHLYLESGDTMNRFTLDDLEAGGVICYDIRFPEWLRSHALDGAKVLFIPAQWPTPRIDHWKTLLQARAIENQCFVVAVNRIARKVENFNGQSMIIGPWGEVLWTGAEDEELAIIDVDFSNVDEVRGRIPVYEDRRPNLYATVVKD; encoded by the coding sequence ATGAAAATCGGTTGTATTCAATTAAATGTAGGCTTTGGCAAAGTAGATGAAAACTACGCGCGTGCAGAAAAATTTATTCGTGAGGCAGTAGCAGGTGGCGCAGAAATTGTTGTACTACCGGAAATGTGGAATACGGGCTATGCATTGGAAAAATTAGAAGAGCTAGCAGATGTAAATGGTGAACGTACGAAAGCGTTCTTAAGCGCATTAGCACAAGAATTGGCAGTTCATATCGTTGGTGGCTCAGTATCTGTTAAGCGTGACGACAAGTTTTACAATACGATGTATACGTATAATCGAGACGGAGAGCTCGTTGGTGAATATAGTAAAGTTCACTTATTCCGCTTAATGGATGAACATCTCTATTTGGAATCAGGCGATACAATGAATCGTTTTACGTTAGATGATCTAGAAGCAGGGGGCGTTATTTGCTATGATATTCGCTTCCCAGAATGGCTTCGCTCGCATGCGTTAGATGGTGCAAAAGTGTTATTCATTCCAGCGCAATGGCCAACACCTCGCATCGATCACTGGAAAACATTATTACAGGCACGTGCGATTGAAAACCAATGCTTTGTTGTTGCCGTAAACCGTATTGCGCGTAAAGTCGAAAACTTCAACGGCCAATCTATGATTATTGGACCGTGGGGTGAGGTGCTTTGGACTGGTGCAGAGGATGAAGAATTAGCGATTATCGATGTTGACTTTTCAAATGTCGATGAAGTTCGAGGTCGCATCCCAGTATACGAAGACCGTCGTCCAAATTTATATGCAACAGTAGTAAAAGATTAA
- a CDS encoding pyridoxal phosphate-dependent aminotransferase yields MEFSKKLQQLPPQFFAALVNKVNAALAQGRDVINLGQGNPDQPTPNHIVEALQQAAINPQTHKYSPFRGITELRQAAADFYKREYDVDIDPNTEVAILGGTKVGLVELPLAVLNPGDYMLLPDPGYPDYLSGAALADVKFDTMPLVAEKGFLPDYNALAPEVIERAKLMYLNYPNNPTGGTATLEFFEQTVQFAKDNNIAVAHDFAYGAIGFDGKRPVSFLQATGAKDIGIEFYTLSKSYNMAGWRIGFAVGNAKMVEAINLIQDHLFCSQFPAVQHAAAAALNEEQTCVEELRARYERRRNVLVTEAHKIGWNIEAPKGSFFAWLRVPDGYTSEQFADLLLEKADIAVAAGNGFGEYGEGYIRVGLLVEEERLREAMQRVKNLSIFVTTSAPSIK; encoded by the coding sequence ATGGAATTTTCAAAAAAACTACAGCAGCTACCGCCACAATTTTTTGCAGCACTTGTGAATAAAGTGAACGCAGCACTTGCGCAAGGACGTGATGTCATTAATTTAGGACAAGGTAACCCGGACCAGCCCACTCCCAATCATATTGTCGAAGCACTACAGCAAGCCGCTATCAATCCCCAAACACATAAATATTCGCCTTTTCGTGGCATCACAGAGCTCCGTCAAGCAGCAGCGGATTTTTATAAGCGGGAATACGATGTCGATATTGATCCAAACACAGAAGTGGCTATCCTTGGTGGGACAAAGGTTGGCTTAGTGGAGCTTCCTCTTGCCGTACTGAATCCAGGTGACTATATGCTATTACCTGATCCGGGTTATCCAGATTATTTATCAGGTGCTGCATTGGCCGATGTAAAGTTTGATACGATGCCGCTTGTTGCAGAAAAAGGATTTTTACCGGACTATAATGCACTCGCTCCAGAAGTAATTGAGCGTGCGAAACTGATGTATTTAAACTACCCAAATAACCCGACTGGTGGTACTGCAACGTTGGAATTTTTTGAGCAAACGGTTCAATTTGCTAAAGACAATAATATCGCAGTTGCCCATGATTTCGCTTATGGTGCAATCGGCTTTGATGGTAAGCGTCCAGTGAGCTTCTTACAGGCAACGGGGGCAAAGGATATTGGGATCGAATTTTATACACTGTCCAAATCTTACAACATGGCAGGCTGGCGCATCGGCTTTGCGGTAGGTAATGCAAAGATGGTTGAAGCGATTAATCTCATCCAAGATCACCTATTTTGTAGTCAGTTCCCTGCTGTTCAACATGCCGCTGCCGCTGCATTAAATGAAGAACAAACTTGTGTGGAGGAATTGCGAGCACGCTATGAACGTCGTCGCAATGTACTCGTCACAGAGGCTCATAAAATTGGCTGGAATATTGAAGCACCAAAGGGCTCGTTTTTTGCGTGGTTAAGAGTTCCCGACGGCTATACGAGCGAGCAGTTTGCGGATCTTTTACTAGAGAAAGCCGATATTGCCGTAGCAGCAGGAAATGGCTTTGGTGAATATGGGGAAGGCTATATTCGCGTCGGCTTATTAGTGGAAGAAGAACGCTTACGCGAGGCGATGCAGCGCGTGAAAAATTTAAGCATATTTGTAACGACCTCTGCGCCATCAATAAAATAA
- a CDS encoding glycine C-acetyltransferase translates to MSNVLNTFLNENLDALRAQGLYNEIDPVEGANGPIIQVGGKQLVNLSSNNYLGLATNEELKQIAQKTIETYGVGAGAVRTINGTLDLHVKLEQTLAKFKGTEAAISYQSGFNCNMAAISAVMDKNDAILSDALNHASIIDGCRLSKAKIIPFAHADMEDLRAKAKEAKESGLYNKVMVITDGVFSMDGDIAKLPEIVEIAKEFDLITYVDDAHGSGVTGKGAGTVKHFGLQNEIDFQIGTLSKAIGVVGGYVAGKKNLIDWLKVRSRPFLFSTALPPGDVAAITRAVEIIMESTELHDQLWENGRYLKEGLAKLGFNIGESETPITPCIIGDEKLTQTFSKRLIEEGVYAKAIVFPTVPKGTGRVRNMPTAAHTKEMLDDALAIYEKVGRELGVIQ, encoded by the coding sequence ATGTCAAACGTATTAAATACCTTTTTAAATGAAAACTTAGATGCATTACGCGCGCAAGGTTTGTACAACGAAATTGATCCAGTAGAAGGCGCAAATGGTCCAATCATTCAAGTTGGAGGCAAGCAACTTGTGAATTTGTCTTCAAACAACTATTTAGGCTTAGCAACGAATGAGGAGCTAAAGCAAATAGCACAAAAAACAATCGAAACTTACGGAGTCGGTGCAGGTGCTGTTCGTACGATTAACGGAACACTAGATTTACACGTAAAATTAGAGCAAACATTAGCGAAATTTAAAGGTACAGAAGCTGCAATCAGCTATCAATCTGGCTTCAATTGTAATATGGCGGCAATTTCAGCCGTGATGGATAAAAATGACGCGATTTTATCGGATGCATTAAATCATGCATCTATCATTGACGGATGCCGTTTATCAAAGGCAAAAATTATTCCTTTCGCGCATGCGGATATGGAGGATTTACGTGCAAAAGCAAAGGAAGCAAAGGAATCTGGACTATATAATAAAGTGATGGTCATAACAGATGGTGTTTTCTCGATGGATGGGGATATCGCAAAGCTCCCTGAAATTGTAGAAATCGCAAAGGAATTCGATTTAATTACGTATGTAGATGATGCCCACGGTTCTGGTGTAACAGGTAAAGGTGCAGGGACAGTGAAGCACTTTGGCCTACAAAACGAAATTGACTTCCAAATTGGTACATTATCAAAAGCCATTGGTGTTGTCGGTGGTTATGTAGCGGGTAAGAAGAATTTAATCGATTGGTTAAAGGTTCGATCTCGTCCATTCCTATTCTCGACAGCGTTACCACCAGGTGATGTTGCTGCGATTACACGCGCGGTTGAAATAATTATGGAATCAACAGAATTACATGATCAATTATGGGAAAACGGCCGTTACTTAAAAGAAGGTCTAGCGAAACTTGGCTTTAATATTGGTGAGTCCGAAACACCAATTACGCCATGTATTATTGGTGATGAGAAGCTGACGCAAACTTTCTCTAAACGTTTAATCGAAGAGGGGGTCTATGCAAAAGCAATTGTCTTCCCAACTGTACCAAAGGGAACAGGTCGTGTGCGCAATATGCCAACAGCGGCACATACAAAGGAAATGCTTGATGACGCATTGGCGATTTATGAAAAAGTTGGGCGCGAATTAGGCGTAATTCAATAA